ATTGCCGGGGTCACCGGTTTTGGCGGACGAGCGAAATGGCCGTGAACCTGAATCGTGACTTCGTGGTTGGCCGCGACCATCGCCACCGACGAATCGATCAGGGACTGCGCTCTGGCCTGATCATCAAGCGTAGCGGGCCGGACATTGACTCGGAGCACCGCGAGGTCCGGGACGACATTGTTCGGACTTCCCCCATCTATCCGCGCCGGATTGACGCTTAGCCTCGGACCCATTCCGTCCTTCAGCCGGATTGCGAGCTCGGCAGCGGCGACCAGCGCGTTCCGGCCGTCTTCGGGATTGCGGCCTGCGTGCGCCGACCGGCCGTGAATGGTGAAGTCGAAATTACCGCTTCCCGGCCTTGCGCCCGCCAATGTTCCGTCGGGCAAGGCGGCAGGCTCGTAGGTCAGCGCTGCCCGCTTCCCGCGAGCCGCCCTCGCCAGAAGCGCCGCGGATCCCAGGCTGCCGACTTCCTCGTCGCTGTTGATGACGACCTCATAGCCGATGTGTTGCTCGTCGATGGACTCGACCGCCTTCAGTGCTGCGAGCATGACGGCAATCCCGCCCTTCATGTCGGCGACGCCTGGCCCGCCGAGAATGCCATCGTCGAGCCAGCTGAGTTCCTGAAACGGATGGTCCGGACCGTAGACCGTGTCCATATGACCCGTGAAGAGAAGCTGCACCGGGGCATTGGGACGCACCGTCAGGTGAAGGTTGCGGCCATGCTCCAACGGGATCTTGCGGCCCGCGGCATCGACGGACTCCACTGGTGCCGCCGCTTCCAGCACCAGCTCGCAGGGAAGTGCGGAAAAGGCGTCGGCGAGCATTGCAGCGGTGGTCTCGAGGCCGGCGAGGTTGCGCGACCCGCTGTTGACTGCGGCCCACGCCTCGACCTGTTCGAGCATCGGCTCTGCCGAGGCCCGCTCGACCGCTTCTCGTTCCGTGTTGGACAACGCCCCCATGGGCGCACTTCCTAGCCGCGCAACGCCCTCAACGCCACACCGTGCGGCGCTGCAATTTGCTCAGCGCGCCACATCGTCCTTTATGACGTCGAGCTTTTGTCCGGGGCTGCCGGCTTTCAGCGATTCGGGAGTGACGATGACCACGCTTCCCGGACGAAGCACGCCGGCGACCGCGTGGCGGAAGCCGGCCGGCGCTTCGAAGCGCCGTCCCTCCTCGGCCGACACATCCATCCCGGCGCCGTGGCCCGAGAATTGAAGTTTCATCCAGTGCTGACCAGTGGTGTCCCAGGCGCGCAGGACGTAGGCGAGGCCCCCGCCGAGATCGCCATTCACCCGGACCGGAGCCGATCCGATCTCCACCCCGCCACGCATCACGATGGCGCGCCGGTCTGCAGCGCTGACGACAACCGACACCATTCCGCTGGTCGAGCGATCCGGGTGCCAGGAATAAGCCGCTTGCCCCAGTGGGGCAGCATTTTCCGCCGCGGACGCATTGGACAGCAGCTGCGGCGCCCTGGCCGTCTCCGGAACGCCCGGGATGCTGGTGATGACCACTGTCATGCCGAGTTTCGTCGCGCCGAAAAGCAACTCAGAAAAACCGTGCGGAAGCCGGATGCAGCCGTGCGATGCAGGATAGCCCGGAAGCTTGCCGGCATGGAGAGCGATGCCTTTCCAGGTCAGCCGCTGCATATTGGGCATCGGCGCGTTGTCGTAGGTCCGCGAATAATGTTCCTTCGCTTTTTGAAGGATCGTGAATACTCCCGTCGGGGTCTCATATCCCGGCTTTCCGGTCGAAACGCTCGACGCCGCGATCGGCACCCCATTGCGGAAGAGGACGGCTCGCTGGGTTGCAAGATTGACGATCAGCAGCGTCGGCCCGGCAGGGCTTCGCTCAGGGGCCCAGACGAACTGACCGTTCTTCAAGGTCGCCGCGGCCTCGATCAGCGACCGGTCGCCGAGCGGGACCTGTTGAGCGGTGGCGCTCGTGGCAAGGATGAAGGCGGCGGCGAGGGGGAGGATTCGGATAATCATGATAATGATCTTTTGGAATGGCGCGGATCACAGCCGCTATCGGGAAATCCCCTTAGGGCTCACATCAGCGGCGCGAAATCCTCGACCAATCGGCGGTAGAGGTCACGCTTGAACGGCACGATGATGTCGGGAAGGTGCGTCGCCTCGATCCACTTCCAGTGCGAGAATTCGGGAGTTTTGGTGCCGATGTTGACGTCATCGTCCGTTCCAAGGAAGCGCGCCAGGAACCAGTCCTGCTCCTGGCCGACCCACTTCTCTTTCCAGATAACGCCGATCAGCTCCTCGGGAAGGCGATAGCGCAACCGCTGCGGATGGCAGCTAAGCTGTTCGATCAGGTGCGGGCGGATTCCGGTTTCTTCTTCGACCTCGCGAAGCGCGGCAGGCCAAGGCTGCTCACCCTTGTCGATTCCGCCCTGGGGCATTTGCCAGGCCTCGTCGGTGTTATCGATTCTGCGCCCGACCCACACTTCCTTGCGGTCGTTGATCAGCATCACGCCGACCCCGCGGCGATATTGCTCTTTGTCGCTCATACGCACCGATTAGCGGATGAAGTTGGCACTCACTAGATGATTTACGGACCGATCCCTTGTGTCACGAATGGCCTTAAGATCACGTGTCCGCGCCGATCCTTTCAGTAACGATCCGGGCCGCCTCCTTGATAATGTTCGCCTGCGTAATCTGATTGGCAACTGCGGCCCGATGCCAATGGAGCTCCCCGGCGAGATCGGTTCGGGCGCGAAGGCGCGATGCCGTACGCTCCGATTCCTTCGGCTCTAATTTAATATTGCAGGTAGATGGGAGTTCGTAGCCAAACCGCGCATCGCCTATCACGCGGTCTCCACAGCGCTCGCGGATCTGGGCCTGGATCGACCCCGGGATGATCTTGCGGACTTCCTCGCGATAGCGGCTGGAGACGGAATCGAGGTCGATTATCGAATAATCGTACGACATGACCACGGCGAGATTCTGGCGAAGCAACGGATCCTTGATGTCCCGCAAATGGTCCGCCCCGAAGATCGTCGCCCAGACGTCCGTGTTATTGCCAATGCCGTTGATCTGGCTTGCTTGATAGGCGGCAATAATGAACTCGTCGTCGGTGATTGTCGGATCACCATTCCAGGCCGCCGCAGCTCGGTCACCGTAGGCGCCGGCGGAGCGATAGTAGCGCTCGACTCCGTCGATGTAGCGGACGAAAATCCCTAGTTCGCGATCGAGCTGCTCGAGCAATTCAGCCGTCTGCCGCCGTTGCAGCCGTTCCTGATTCCAGTTCGCGGCAACGATTCCAAGGAACACGCCCGCGACGATCAGCACGAATTCGATTGCGACGGCGGTCCAATTTTGTGTTCGTAGGTGATGGGTGACTCGGCGAAGGATCATGACAGGGCAGGCTCCGTCTTGCCGTTTTCGACAATCCGCGCGACTACCTCCCGCGTTTGCCGTTCGAACAGGTCCATGTTGGACAAGAAGGCTGCGACAGCGGCGCGATGCCAACGCAATTGCCGGGCCAGGTCGGGTTCCGCACGGAGCGCAGAAGCAGCGCTCGCCCATCGGCTCGACGGAAAATCCAGGTCGCAAGTTGCCGGAAGGTGCTGGGTCAGAGGCTTATCCGGGGTCACCGTATCGCCACAGCGCGCGCGTATCGCGTCCTGTATGTCCACTGGAATGACCTGGCGGACGTTCTGGCGGTAAGGCGTGTCGACCGCGGGCATGTCGATCATGTCGAAGTTCAGGGTCATCAGATTTGCCAGGCCTCGCCGTAATTCCGGATCGCTGATGTTCGCGAGCTGGTCTCCGCCGAAGACGCGCGTCCAGTTCACGGCGTTGACTCCGAAGGTGTAGACCTGGCTCGCTTGATAAGCCGAGATCACGAACTGCTCGTCGCTGGTCTTGGGGTCGGACTCCCACCCCGCGAACGCCGTGGAGGCATAGTCGCCGGTGATAGCGTAATAGGTCTTGGCGGTTTCGAAGAAGTCGATGAAGCTGCGCAGGCCCGGCTTCAGTTCCTCGATCATTCGCTCAGTCGCGCGCCTTTCAAGACGGGCCTGGTTCCAGTTCGAGACCTGCGTTCCGATGAAAACGCCGATAACGACGATCGCCAGTTCGATCCCGATCGCGAACCAGTTTTGGGCACGAAGATTCGCTGCGAAGCGCTTGTAGATCATGCCGGCCCCCTGCCAGGAGCCGGCACAATGCATGTCTTTCGAAGTTTTCGAAAGTCTTGGGCGTCAGGCCGCCTTCAGCTTGCCGCCCATGTCGTGCACGGCGGCTGCGTTGAGCCGGTTGCCGCCAATCGCCCAGTCGCCCTGTTCGACCTCCATGATCCGGACCCAGGTCACCGGGCGCATCTCTTCGCCTTCGACCTCGATCATCGCTTCGGTCACCTTCTCGATCAGCTCGGCCTTCTTCTGCGGGCTGAAAACATTCTTGATTACGTCGATCGTCACGAGTGGCATTGTCTTGCTCCATTCATTGGGCGCCGGCCAATCCGGCGATGACGATCAAATGGCTGAATGGAGGAGCCGCGAACAGTTCACTGAATGAAGCAACGCACTACAGATTTTGAAGTATCGCGGGTGGTGCAGGCGTCGTATCTTGCCGCTTGTCATCCTTGAAGGGAGAACCCGATGAGATACGGCCAGTTCTGCCCGGTCGCGAAAGCAACCGAACTGCTCGGCGAACGCTGGACGTTCCTGATCGTTCGCGAGTTACTGATGGGAGGACGTCGCTTCAGCGAGCTCCAACGGGGTCTTGGCGAGATTTCGCCGGCGCTGCTCACGGCGCGGCTGAAGATGTTCGAGGAGCAGGGACTGGTCGTCCGTCGCCAGATACCAGGCCAGCGCGGTTTCGAATATTTTCCGACCCAGGCATGCGAAGCATTGCTTCCGGTGATCGTCGCGCTTGGTGAATGGGGGCTTCTATGGGCCCGGCAAACGCTAAGCGCCGACGACTTCGACCCTGAATTCCTCATGTTCTATCTTGAGCGGAGCGTCGATCCTGCTGCGCTGCCGGGCGGGAAACAGTCATCCAGTTCCGTTTCCTTGACCTCAAGGACCAATGCAAATGGTGGCTTATCGTCAAGGGCGAAAAGACCCAGCTCTGCCTGGTCGACCCGGGCCGCGACGTCGACGTGTGGATCAACACCACAGTTCGAACCATGCATGATGTTTGGATGGGCGATCGCTCATACCGCTCGGCGATCGACAGCGGCGACCTGGTGATGGAAGGCGACCCGACACTGACGCGGCGAATGTCGACTTGGATGAGACCCAGCGCCTTTCATGATTCGAAACGCGTCCCTGTTCCCCAGCAGCTTCGAGCGGCAGCCTGAACCGAGCACAAGACAGTGGCATAAGGGCGCTCGCGGTCTTATGAGGCATCGCGTTCTCTAAGTTCAGGAATTTTCATGGCCTCGGCCACTCATATTGTCACCCCAGAAGACGCCCGCGCCAATCCGCCCCGCGACGCGGTCGTCGTCCGTTTTGCCGGCGACAGCGGAGACGGCATGCAGCTGACCGGCGGCCAGTTCACGCTCTCGACTGCGCTTGCCGGCAACGATCTCGCCACCTTCCCCGATTTCCCGGCGGAAATTCGTGCGCCGCAGGGGACGACGTTCGGCGTGTCTGCCTTCCAGATCAATTTCGGATCGACGGCGATCGAGACCGCGGGCGATCAGCCGGACGTGCTGGTAGCGATGAACCCGGCAGCACTAAAGGTGAATGTTGGCCAGCTTCGGGACGGCGGGCTGATCATCGCCGACGAAGGTGAGTTCACGGCCCGTAATTTGGCCAAGGCCGGTTATGACGCCAATCCGCTTGAAGACGGCAGCCTCGCGCGTTGGACCCTCGTCAAGTTCAACATCAGCCAACTGACCCTCGACGCGGTGAAGCCATTCGGCCTCGGCAACAAGGAGGCCTTGCGCTGCAAGAACATGTGGAC
The window above is part of the Sphingomonas sp. HDW15A genome. Proteins encoded here:
- a CDS encoding hydrolase: MGALSNTEREAVERASAEPMLEQVEAWAAVNSGSRNLAGLETTAAMLADAFSALPCELVLEAAAPVESVDAAGRKIPLEHGRNLHLTVRPNAPVQLLFTGHMDTVYGPDHPFQELSWLDDGILGGPGVADMKGGIAVMLAALKAVESIDEQHIGYEVVINSDEEVGSLGSAALLARAARGKRAALTYEPAALPDGTLAGARPGSGNFDFTIHGRSAHAGRNPEDGRNALVAAAELAIRLKDGMGPRLSVNPARIDGGSPNNVVPDLAVLRVNVRPATLDDQARAQSLIDSSVAMVAANHEVTIQVHGHFARPPKPVTPAIETLFGIVRQAGADLGQSIDWKPTGGVCDGNNIAACGVPVIDTMGVRGGKIHSPEEYLIVESLKERAALSALTILRLAEDA
- a CDS encoding L,D-transpeptidase family protein; translated protein: MIIRILPLAAAFILATSATAQQVPLGDRSLIEAAATLKNGQFVWAPERSPAGPTLLIVNLATQRAVLFRNGVPIAASSVSTGKPGYETPTGVFTILQKAKEHYSRTYDNAPMPNMQRLTWKGIALHAGKLPGYPASHGCIRLPHGFSELLFGATKLGMTVVITSIPGVPETARAPQLLSNASAAENAAPLGQAAYSWHPDRSTSGMVSVVVSAADRRAIVMRGGVEIGSAPVRVNGDLGGGLAYVLRAWDTTGQHWMKLQFSGHGAGMDVSAEEGRRFEAPAGFRHAVAGVLRPGSVVIVTPESLKAGSPGQKLDVIKDDVAR
- a CDS encoding RNA pyrophosphohydrolase → MSDKEQYRRGVGVMLINDRKEVWVGRRIDNTDEAWQMPQGGIDKGEQPWPAALREVEEETGIRPHLIEQLSCHPQRLRYRLPEELIGVIWKEKWVGQEQDWFLARFLGTDDDVNIGTKTPEFSHWKWIEATHLPDIIVPFKRDLYRRLVEDFAPLM
- a CDS encoding tautomerase family protein, translated to MPLVTIDVIKNVFSPQKKAELIEKVTEAMIEVEGEEMRPVTWVRIMEVEQGDWAIGGNRLNAAAVHDMGGKLKAA
- a CDS encoding helix-turn-helix domain-containing protein; the protein is MRYGQFCPVAKATELLGERWTFLIVRELLMGGRRFSELQRGLGEISPALLTARLKMFEEQGLVVRRQIPGQRGFEYFPTQACEALLPVIVALGEWGLLWARQTLSADDFDPEFLMFYLERSVDPAALPGGKQSSSSVSLTSRTNANGGLSSRAKRPSSAWSTRAATSTCGSTPQFEPCMMFGWAIAHTARRSTAATW